Within Massilia litorea, the genomic segment GGTGGCCGACCAGATGACGCGGCCGGACGACCGCCTGCGCCTGTTCGAGCTGCATCCGGCCGACAGCAAAATCCTCGCGGACAATTTCCGCAAGGCGGAAGCACACAAGGCGGAGCAGGGCGAGCGGTCGCGCGGCAAGCGCGTGATGATCGAGCGCGGCGACGGCTTCATGAGCATGAAGGCGCTGCTGCCGCCGCCGTCGCGGCGCGCGCTGGTGCTGATCGACCCGCCCTACGAGATGAAAGACGACTACCGCAAGGTCAAGGACGCGGTGGAAGAGGCCCTCGGGCGCTTCCCGAGCGGCATCTTCGCGATCTGGTATCCGGTGCTGCAGCGCATGGAATCGCGCCAGTTCGCCGACCGCCTGAAACGCCTGCCGGCCAAGGAGTGGCTGCACGTGACCCTGACCGTGTCGACGCCCGGCCCGGACGGTTTTGGTTTGCACAGCAGCGGCATGTTCATCCTGAATCCACCGTACACGCTCGAACCCCTGCTGCGCGAAGTCATGCCCTATCTGGTGAAAGTGCTGGGGAAGGATGCGGGCGCCAGTTTCGTCATCGAACGCGGCACCCAGGTGACGGGCGCGGCCGCTGCCCGCGTCGGGGCCGGCGGTGCGGCCCGCCAGCCGGTCGGCAATGCACGCCGCGCCAGCCCGCTGTCGGGCACCGGCAGCCTGCGCCTGCCGGGCCAGGCCGCAGTGCCGCGCGCGGAAGCGGCGCCCGCCGAGGCACGCCGTCCGGATGGCGCCGCCGCCGGCAAGGTGGGGGCTGCAGAGCGTGCCAAGCGTTTCTCGCGTCCGGAAGCCGACCGTCCGGACGAGCGTTTCGACCCGGCGCGCAGTCCGGCCGGGAATGCGGCCAAGGCGCCGCGCGCACGCTATGCGGACGAGCGTCCGAAAGCTGCCGGTGCACGGCCGGAGCGCGCGGCCAGCGGCCGCCCGAGCTCGGGACGTCCAACCGCAGGCACGGGACCGGCGCGTCCACGCAAGCGCTGAGCGGGCAGGGGTAGTCGCCCCGCCTTACAACACGCGTCCGCCACGCGCGTCCGGTCCGGTTGGCGCCGTCGCTGTAAGGCCGAGCCCGTCAACCTGCCGGCCAGATGCCCGTTAACGCATTGATATCCATACAATCCGGACCATTTGCGCAACGCGGCTGTGCGTTCGTTTCGATGTAAAAATGTAAAGATTGGCGCGATAGTGTATAGTCGCCGTAG encodes:
- a CDS encoding 23S rRNA (adenine(2030)-N(6))-methyltransferase RlmJ, with product MLSYRHAFHAGNHADVLKHFVQVQLHQYMNQKDTAYTYIDTHSGAGVYALDGSFASKNAEFDTGIGPLWGRTDLPPALAEYVDLVKGMNPSGKMRYYPGSPWVADQMTRPDDRLRLFELHPADSKILADNFRKAEAHKAEQGERSRGKRVMIERGDGFMSMKALLPPPSRRALVLIDPPYEMKDDYRKVKDAVEEALGRFPSGIFAIWYPVLQRMESRQFADRLKRLPAKEWLHVTLTVSTPGPDGFGLHSSGMFILNPPYTLEPLLREVMPYLVKVLGKDAGASFVIERGTQVTGAAAARVGAGGAARQPVGNARRASPLSGTGSLRLPGQAAVPRAEAAPAEARRPDGAAAGKVGAAERAKRFSRPEADRPDERFDPARSPAGNAAKAPRARYADERPKAAGARPERAASGRPSSGRPTAGTGPARPRKR